GATGCCGGTGGTGATTGCGTAAACCTCCACGCCGACCACCAGCGACAACTGCTTGATCCACAGCACCTGGTAGACCAAGGCTGCGCCGCCGGAGATGAACAGGAGGAGGGCGGGGGTCAGGATCGAACGGTTTACGCTATTTTCGAGGGGTTTGCTGGCGATGCGTGAGGTCATTGCACAATTCCAGGATATTGCAGAAAACCCTGTGGGAGCTGGCAAGCCAGCTCCCACATTTGCCTTAGGCTGCTTCGGTTAACCCGCAGGTGCGGCCTTCATTTTCGCTTCGATCTTCTTGTCGACCGATTCGCGAATCTGGTCGATGCTGAAGCTCGCCGGTTTCTGGCTCGGCGGGTACTCGACAAAGGTTTCGAGGAACTTCGCCGATTTGGTCACTGCCACCGCGACCAGGTAAACATTCTTGGTCGCCCAGTCGTAGTACTGGTCAGAAACGACGTCCGCGCGTTCATACGGGTCCATCCGCAGATTAAGGATCTTCGGTACCCGCAGGCATACGAACGGTTCACTCCAGACCTTGAACCCGCCGGGCGCACGCTGTTCGCAGTACACCGCTTTCCAGTTGCCAAAGCGTGCCGACACCAGCACGCCGTCGTCGTTGAAGTAATAGAACTCGTCGCGTGCGCCTTTGGGTTGCTGGCCGGTCAGGTAGGGCAGTTGGTTGAAACCGTCCAGGTGCACCTTGAAGTTGGTGCCGCCGGCCACGGGCGTCCAGCCCTTGAGCAGCTTGTCTTTGACCTCGGTATCACCCGCAGCCGCCAACAAGGTCGGAAACCAGTCCATGCCGGAGAACATTTCGTTGGAGACCTCGGCCGGCTTGATCTTGCCCGGCCAGCGAATCATCGCCGGTACCCGGTAAGCGCCTTCCCAGTTGGAGTTCTTCTCGTTACGGAACGGCGTGGTCGCGGCGTCCGGCCAAGAGAATTGGTTAGGGCCGTTGTCGGTGGTGTAGACCACGATGGTGTTGTCGGCGATTTTCAAGTCGTCGAGGGTTTGCAGCAACTTGCCCACATCACCGTCGTGCTCGAGCATGCCGTCGGCGTACTCATTGCCGGGCATGCCACTTTGGCCTTTCATCGAGTCACGCACGTGGGTGAATACGTGCATGCGCGTGGTGTTCATCCACACGAAGAACGGTTTGTTGGCTTCGGCCTGTTTCTTGATAAAGGCTTGGGCGGCGGCGGTGGTTTCGTCGTCGATGGTTTCCATGCGCTTGGTGGTCAACGCGCCGGTGTCTTCGATTTTGCCGTCGGCAAAGCTATGGATCACGCCACGTGGCGAGTTGGCCTTGACGAACTCTGCGTCGTCCTTGGGCCAATAGGGACGTTCCGGTTCTTCTTCCGCGTTGAGGTGGTAGAGGTTGCCGAAGAACTCATCGAAACCGTGGTTGGTGGGCAGGTATTCATCGCGGTCGCCCAGGTGGTTCTTGCCAAATTGGCCGGTGCTGTAGCCCAGCGACTTGAGCGCCTGGGCAATGGTGATATCTCGTTTTTGCAGGCCTACCGTAGCGCCAGGCGCGCCGACTTTTGAGAGGCCGGTGCGCAACGGCGTCTGGCCAGTGATGAAGGATGAGCGCCCGGCTGTGCAGCTGTTCTCCGCATAGTAGTCGGTGAACATCATGCCTTCTTTGGCGATTCGGTCGATATTGGGCGTCTTGTAGCCCACCACGCCCATGGAATAGGCGCTGATGTTGGTTTGCCCGATATCATCACCGAAAATCACCAGGATATTCGGCTTGTCGGCGGCCCAGGCGGATGCCGAGGCGCCGATTACCGAAACCGCCACCAGGGCGAGTTTCGGTAGCCACTTGCGTATGCGAGTCATAAGACTTGCTCCTTTTAGGGCTTGAGTCGCATTGCCTGCGACCAACGTTTTTACAGTCCGTCGTGACGTTTTCTTATTGCACCTGCGGTTGCACAGCCGGATCGAACGGGTAGACGCGGCGCCATTCGCTCGTCATATCCACCACGGTCCAGTGCTGTGTTCTGGCCAGGTCCAGCGCCTTGTCCAGGCGCCCCACCTGAGAATTGCGGTCATAGGCCCACTCGCGCTTGGCGTCGGTGTGGTGCACCAGGCCCATCAAGCGTCTACCCGCGCCTGCGGCCGTCCACTGCAACATCTGCAGGTCGCCGTCGGAGTTGCCGAAGGCCAGGATCGGCCGCCGACCAATGATCGCGTCGATGCTTTCCGGCTTGCCCGGCCCATCGTCGTTATGCGCCAGTTTGGCCGTGCGCAGGATTTGCGGTGTGCCGTCCTTGAGCTGGTACTGGGTGACGAAACTGGAGCCGATCACCTGCTCCGGCGGCACGCCATACACCTGCTCGGCGAAGGCGCGCATAAACGCCGTATCGCCGCCGGACACGATGTAGGTCTTGAACTGCTGGCTGCGCAGGTAGTCGAGAATCTCCAGCATCGGCTGGTAGATCATCTGGTGGTAGGGCTTGCCGGTCTTGGGGTGCCGGGCCTGCTTGAGCCAGGCTCTGGCGTTGTCGATGAAGGCCTCGGTGCTGATGCCGGTGTGGGTGGCGCCGATGATTTTCAGCAGGCCGTCCATGCCGCTTTGCGCCAGGGCCTGGTGGTCGCCGTCGAGTACAGCCTTGAACGGTTGGGTGGTTTTCCAGTCGGGGTGCTGGGGTGCCAAGCGCTTGATTTCATCAAAGGCAAACAGCACCTCGAAGTAGGCCGGTTGCTCGGTCCAAAGCGTGCCGTCGTTATCGAACACGGCGATGCGTTCGGCGGGTTTGACGTAATCCTTGGAGCCTTCGACAGTGACGGCCTGCACAAACTCGATGATCTGTTTTTTGCTCGGGCCTTCATTCCATGACGGCAGCGGATCGGCGGCCCAGGCTGGCAAAGTCAGGAAGATAATCAGGGGCAGGGCAGAACGCAGAGACGTCATGGGAAATCCTTTTCGTGACGAGGGTTCAGTGCAACCAAGCGTAGTTGACGGCAAGCCCAGCGCAATGCCGGCCACGTTTTTCGCCACAAAGACACGAGTCGCGGCCATAGTGCATGCAGCAGATAACCGGCGAGTATCAACACGCCAATCGCTGCGATCCACACCAGCAAGTGCTGCGAGAATGGCCAGCGGCTGTGCTGCCCGAGGGCTTTGAGGTCTTCGGCAATCGAGTAGGTTGGCGTGTAGTCGCTGGCTGCCTGAGCCTCAAACGTAAGGGCCGGCAATTGCGCGACTTGCAGCCGATGGTTGCGGCTGTCCCACCACTTCAGGCTGATCGCGGGCAGGGTGTAACGGCCGCCGTGTTCAACGCGATACACCAGCCGATCAATGCGCTGGCCGCCCGTGAGCGTGCCCCGCCCGTTGTCGAGGCTGCTGATATTTGGTGCTTGCGGGTACAGGCGCAGGCCGTCGAGGGTGGCGGCGGCCGGCGGTGGCAGCGACAACGCCGGCGTGTCGTCGGCTTGCAAGGTGAGGGTACGGGTCAGGGTGTCACCAACTTTAAGGTCGTCGGCCACAAGGGTCTGGCTCAAGCGTAAGCCGCTGGCGACCAGCACGGGTTCTCCCGGCGCAAACCCTGGTGGCCGGGTGGCCTGGAACGTCAATGGCGCGCTCTGCGCATTCAACGGCGCACTGGCCTGGCCCGGCTGGGCGCTGACCGTCAGTGCTGGCACCGTGTACGCCTGGGCCACATTCGGAGTGACGCGGTAGTAATAGCGCATGCCATAGAACGGCTTGCCGTCGATAACTTGCGTGGTGTGCTCGGACTCACCGCCCGGCGCCTGCACCCGCGCGCCGTCCAATTTCAGCACCGGCAAGGTCGCAGCAGCGGTGAACCAGGTATCGGTCAGCACCTCGACCTGCACCTGCAGTTGCTCGCCCACCACCACCGAGCTGCCCGGTATCAACTGCGCCTGTACTTTAAGCTGCGGCTCGGCTGCCCATAACGGCCCGGCAAACCACAGCAGTAATGCGCAATAGGGCTTCATGGCTGCACCTGCTGGTCTTGCAGGCTGAACTTGCGCCGCAGGAAGTTGGCTGGCGAGGTGGTCAGGTTCTGCAGCCACAGCGCATCGTTATTGGCTTGTTCGGTCTGGATCGTTTTGCTTTGGCCCTTGCCGGGCGCCTTGTCGAACTTGACCTCATCGGGCTTGACCTCAGGCGTGTTGTTGGCCGCGCTTTCGGTATCTTTTTTCAACGCAAGGGCCAGGGCCAGGTTGGTGGTGGCTGCGGGAAACACCGGCTGCAGCTGCAAGGCGCGCTGATAGTTGGCGATGGCGTCATCGAACTTGAACCGGCGAACATGGATATTGCCCAGGTAGAACGCGGCTTGCGGTGTATCGAGCTGCATGAAGGTGGCCTGCGCCAGTTCATAGTCGGCGGCGTTGTAGGCGGCTATGCCTTTCCAGTAAGGGTCGACGAACAGCGCGGCGGCCTCGGGATAGTGATGCCGTTCAAACGCCCAGCGGCCTTGCTGGTCGGGCGTCATGAACGGGTTGGCCTCGGCCTGCTTGGGCGCCAGTAACAGGCCCAGCAACAGCATTGCGGTCCAGTTCAGTCTCCAACCGCGCCGCACACTCAGCAGCGCCAGCACCAGTAGCGGCCAGCACAACCAGTAGCCCATGTCTTTCCACTGCAACAGCCGCTGTTGTTCATCGGCGTTCTGAAAGTGCTGCTGGGCATGCAGCTCAATCCAGTCCAAGTCATCGTCATTGAGGGTCAGGCTGCCCAGCGGTGCGTTGGTGGCTGCGGCCAATTGCTTGAGCGCAGGGCTGTTGCCGAGCGCCAATACGAGCACTTGCAGCGGGCTGTCTGCCAGGTGTTGCTTGAGGCTGGGCAACTGCGCCACATCGGCGCCGTCAGTCACCAGCAGCAACGTGCCGGGCGTGCCGTCGAGCAGACGCTTGGCCTGCTCGATAATCCCGGCCACGTCCTTGCCCGGCGTGCTGATCAAGTCGGTGCCCAGGGCTTGGATGAAGGTATCGAGCAAGGCCGGATCATCGGTGGGCGGCAGTACCAAGTGGGCGCTGCCGGCATACACCAGCAACCCGGTACGTGCGCCTTGGCGCCGCTGTACCAGGTCGTGCAGCGTGTGTTTGGCGGCGCTCAGGCGGGTTGGCGGCACGTCCGCGGTGTCCATCGAGGGCGACAGGTCGACGGCGATGATCAGCGCTGCGCGGTTTTCCAGAAAGTCCGGGCGATCCTGTTCCCAGGTTGGCCCGGCTGCCGCCACCGCGCCCAGCATCAGCAGCGCGCTCAGCAGGTGCACCGGGCGTAGGCGGTGCGGGTCGGTGGGGGTGATCAGCAGATGCGGCAGCAGGTGCGCAGCGATATTGCCACGCAGTTGGCGCTGCACCTCACGGCTGCGGCGCCAGGCCATCGGCAGTACGGCGCCCAGCAGTATCAGCAGCAGCCAGGCGGGGCGCAGAAAGTGCAGGTCACTGAAGTCCATCGGCGACCCTCCGATGCGGCCAGCACCCGGCAACCAGGTGATACAACGCCAGCAGCACCAGCGCGGCGCTCAATGGCCACCAGAACAGGTCGCGCTTGGGCTGATGGCTCAGGGTTTTGACGTGGTGGGGGGTGATTTTATCCAGCGTCGCATAGACCTGGCTCAGGCTGTTGCGGTCTTCGGCACGGAAGTAGCGGCCGCCGGTGGCTGTGGCAATGGCCTGCAAGGCGCTGAGGTTGACCTGGTTTTCACCGCTGGCCTGCGGGTCGCCGATGCCGATGGTATGGATGATCACGCCCTTGGCTGCGGCCATGTCGGCGGCATGCTCCGGGGTAATGGCGCTGCTGGTGTCATTGCCGTCGGTGAGCAGAATCAGGACTTTCTCCGGTTCCTGGGCCTGATCGAGCAACTTGAGGCCCAGGCCGATGGCATCACCCAGCGCGGTATCAGGCCCGGCCATGCCGATGCCGCTGTCGTCCAAAAGCAGCGAGAGGCTCGCGTGATCGAGGGTCAGCGGCGCTTGCGGGTAGGCGGCGCTGCCGAACAGGATCAGGCCGATACGGTCGTCTTTGCGCTGTTCGATAAAACCCTGCACCACCTGTTTCACCGCAGCGAGGCGGTCGATCTTGTGCCCGTTGGCGTCGGTAAAGTCCTGGGTCTGCATGGATTGGGAGATATCGATGGCCAGCATCAAGTCGCGCACCGGTTGCTGGCGTTCAATGGGTTTTTCCACCCACACCGGTCGCGCGATGGCCAGCACCAGTAACGCCCAGACCGCCAGGTTAAGCAGCAACTGACCACGGTTGTGGCGCGAGCCCTGGCTGGATGGCGACTCACCGGCAGCCCGGCTCAACCCACTGAAAAACGGTACCCGCACCGCGCTGCGCGCTTCGCTGTAAGGCGGCAAATAACGGTACGCCAGCCATGGCAACGGCAGCAGGAGCAGCCACCAGGGGTAGTCAAGCTGCCACATGATGGTTCTCCACCCAGGCGGTGCACTGCGCCAATAACCGGGCTTGCTCAGCCTCGGCAAGCGGTGCGCCATAGGCCAGTGCGGCCAGTTGCTGGCTCAGGTCGTCGGGTATCGCCGTACCGGCGTGGCGTTGCAGGAAAGCTTGCCAATCGGCGCCGCTCAGGGTTGGGATACATTGTTGTTCCGCTATAGGCAAAGGCATCGACAGGGCGACGCGTTTGAGCAGTTCCGGCAACTCGCGAAGGTCCTCAAGCTTGCGGAGTTGGGCCAAGGCCTCGCGCCGATAAGCATCACGCCGCCAGCGCAACCAGCGACGGGCACCAAGCACCAGCACAGCGAGGATCACCACGCCGAGCACCACGGCCCAGCCCCAGGTCTGCGGCCAGTAACTCACCGGCGCCGGCAAACCCAGCTCCTGGAGCTGCTCGATACTTGGCACGTGGGCGTTCAACGGCGGCGCCCCAGTTCATTGCGTAATTGCTCGGCGGCGGGCAGGGCGGTGCTGATCATCAACAGCGGCACCTGGCTGCGGCGCAACAGGCTGGCAACGTCCTTGAGCCGCCCCCCGAGGAAATCCCCAAGTGGCTGGCGCACCTGGCGTTTGCTCACCGCCAGCTCCACCTGCAACTGGCCTTGGGTAACGAGCAATTGCCCACGGGTGGGCACGTTGAGTGCCAATGGGTCATACACCTGCAAGGCGACTACATCGTTGTGGGCCGACAGCTGGCGCAGTAACTGCAAGGTGCGTGGGCTGGCACCGGCGAAGTCGCTGACCAGGCAGATCAGGTGATCATGGCCGGCCAGCGCCAGACAGTGCTGCAAGACCTTGTCCAACTGGCTGTGGCCCTCAACGTCCGGGCGAGTGGCATTCAATTCGCCATTTTGCGCGGCGATGCGGCTGCACAACGCTTCCACACGTTTGCGACTGCGCAACGGCGCGATACTGTCGATGCGCTGATCGTTAAACACCAGCCCGCCAACCCGGTCACCGGCGTTGAACACCATCCACGCCGCCAGCGCGCCCAGCTCAGCGGCGACGGCTGACTTGAAGCTGCGCACCGAGCCGAAAAACATCGACATGCGCTGGTCCACCACGATCAATGCCGGGCGGTCGCGCTCTTCAGTAAATGTGCGCACTACCGGTTTGCCGGTGCGCAGCGAGGCGCGCCAATCCAGATGACGCAGGTCGTCGCCAGGTTGGTAGCGGCGTAGCTCATCAAAGTTCAAGCCGCGCCCGCGTAACCGTGAGGCATGGTTGCCGGCCAGCAGGCTGCCTCGGGGTTGGCGCGCCACAAAGCTCAGGTCCCGCGCCTGAAATTGCAAGGCCATCAGTTGCGCCAGGCTGACGTAGACATAGCCGTCGGCGTTCATGCCGGAATCGCCACTTTACTGAGCAAACGGTCGAGCACCTGATCGGCTGTCACGCCGTCGGCCACGGCGTCGTAGCTCAGTTGCAGGCGGTGGCGCAGCACCGGGTGGGCCACCGCTTGTACATTCGCCGGGGTCACAAATGCCTGGCCTTGCAACCAGGCATCGGCCCGCGCGCAACGGTCCAGGCCGATACCGCCACGCGGGCTGGCGCCCAGGCTAATCCAGCGAGCCAGGTCTGGGTCATAGTCGCCGGGGTGGCGGGTGGCGTTGATCAGGTCGATGAGGTAGCGATCGATGGCCGGTGAGACCTCAATGGCGCTGACTTGCTCGCGGGCGGCAAAGATCACTGCTTGTGCCAGGGTAAAGCCTTGGCTGGTTTGCCTGGACGCGGCGCGTTCCTCCTCGCGCAACAAGCGCAACACCTGGCTTTCATTGTCCTGGCTCGGGTAGTCGAGCAGCACTTTCATCACAAAGCGGTCCATCTGCGCTTCCGGCAGCGGGTAGGTGCCTTCCTGTTCGATGGGATTTTGTGTGGCCACCACGATAAACAAGGGCGGCAGCGCATGGCTGGCCCCGGCCACGGTGATCTGGCGTTCTTCCATGGCTTCCAGCAGCGCCGCCTGGACTTTGGCCGGGGCGCGGTTGATCTCGTCGGCCAGGATCAAGTTGCCGAACAATGGCCCTGGCTGGAAGCGGATCTGGTTCTGGCCATCGACCTGGTGCAGCACTTCGGCGCCGGTGATATCCGAGGGTAAAAGATCGGGAGTGAACTGGATGCGGCTCATGTTGGCATCCAGGTGCCGGGCCAACGCCTTGACCGTGCGCGTCTTGGCCAGGCCCGGCAGGCTCTCGAGCAACAGGTGGCCATTGGCTAACAGGCCAATCAGGATCTGACGGATCACCTGATCCTGGCCCAGTACACTTTCGGCCATGCTGGCTTGCAAGGCTTTCACATCATTGAGCGGTGTCATCACAATCGTCCTTGAAGCAGTGGGTCACCAGGGCGCGGCGACCACGATGTATTGCACCGAACTGCCGACGTAACGCGGCTGGTACCAGGTGGGGCCGCAATGCTGGTAGGCCACGCCGTTGGCGACCACCGAGACACACTCCGGCGGCACGCTGCTGACCTGGGTGCCGATGGCCAACACGGTCGCGGTGGTGGCGCCGATCACGGCGGCGGTGGCCCAAGGGTGATACCAATCATCCGGATGCGGCGGTGGTGGAGGTGGAGGCGGCATCGGGTAGGGATGCGGTCCAGGGGGCGGCCCAGGATGGGGCTGCGGCCCGGGGCCCGGATAAGGATTTGGCTCAGGGTGCGGCGGCATGGGCCGTGGCGCCGGCAGCGGGTGCGGCGCTGGCGGGTGATAGCCACCGCCGCCATGGGGCACCACAAAGGTCCGCGCACCGCCGCCGCCACGCAGTTGCCAGGCCTGGGCAGCCAGAGGTAGGAGCAGTGTCAACAGCAGGCTGGCCGTGAATACCTGTGCGCGGGCCTTCATGGCTGCTCTCCCTGTGGCTCCAACTGTTGCAAGGGCACGGAGCGCGCGCCGGCCGGCGGCGTGAACTCGAAGTCTTGCGCCACTGGCGCAGGGTTGAGTTGCCATTGGTAATCGACGCTGTGCCGGGGCTGTTCGGCGCTGTCGCGGCGGCTGATCACCAGGCGACAGGGCAGGGGCTGCGGGCCTTGGCGCACCCACAGTTGCCAGTCGATATCCGGCTGGCGCAGGGCGTAATGGTCACAGGCTTTGCCGTCGAGGTTGTCTTGCCCGATCCACAGGGCACTGCTCAGGCCCACGGTTTTAGCGGTGCCTGGGTTCCAGCGAAACAGGTCTGCCAGCGGCAGTTCGATGCCGTAGCGCTCGCTCAATTGATCAAGCAGGCCGCTGATATCGGCTGGCGCATCCTGGCTGGCGAAGTAACCGCTGCGGTTGTCGAACAGCGTGAAGCGCTTGCCGTCGTAGAACAGGCTGCGGCGTTTGCCGTCACTTTCCACCGACACCTTGAGCTTGTCCGGCCGCTTGGCGAGCAGGCGGGTGTGGTGCCGAAACTCGATGACCTGGCCG
The window above is part of the Pseudomonas sp. KBS0710 genome. Proteins encoded here:
- a CDS encoding arylsulfatase, producing MTRIRKWLPKLALVAVSVIGASASAWAADKPNILVIFGDDIGQTNISAYSMGVVGYKTPNIDRIAKEGMMFTDYYAENSCTAGRSSFITGQTPLRTGLSKVGAPGATVGLQKRDITIAQALKSLGYSTGQFGKNHLGDRDEYLPTNHGFDEFFGNLYHLNAEEEPERPYWPKDDAEFVKANSPRGVIHSFADGKIEDTGALTTKRMETIDDETTAAAQAFIKKQAEANKPFFVWMNTTRMHVFTHVRDSMKGQSGMPGNEYADGMLEHDGDVGKLLQTLDDLKIADNTIVVYTTDNGPNQFSWPDAATTPFRNEKNSNWEGAYRVPAMIRWPGKIKPAEVSNEMFSGMDWFPTLLAAAGDTEVKDKLLKGWTPVAGGTNFKVHLDGFNQLPYLTGQQPKGARDEFYYFNDDGVLVSARFGNWKAVYCEQRAPGGFKVWSEPFVCLRVPKILNLRMDPYERADVVSDQYYDWATKNVYLVAVAVTKSAKFLETFVEYPPSQKPASFSIDQIRESVDKKIEAKMKAAPAG
- a CDS encoding HAD family phosphatase — protein: MTSLRSALPLIIFLTLPAWAADPLPSWNEGPSKKQIIEFVQAVTVEGSKDYVKPAERIAVFDNDGTLWTEQPAYFEVLFAFDEIKRLAPQHPDWKTTQPFKAVLDGDHQALAQSGMDGLLKIIGATHTGISTEAFIDNARAWLKQARHPKTGKPYHQMIYQPMLEILDYLRSQQFKTYIVSGGDTAFMRAFAEQVYGVPPEQVIGSSFVTQYQLKDGTPQILRTAKLAHNDDGPGKPESIDAIIGRRPILAFGNSDGDLQMLQWTAAGAGRRLMGLVHHTDAKREWAYDRNSQVGRLDKALDLARTQHWTVVDMTSEWRRVYPFDPAVQPQVQ
- a CDS encoding BatD family protein, yielding MKPYCALLLWFAGPLWAAEPQLKVQAQLIPGSSVVVGEQLQVQVEVLTDTWFTAAATLPVLKLDGARVQAPGGESEHTTQVIDGKPFYGMRYYYRVTPNVAQAYTVPALTVSAQPGQASAPLNAQSAPLTFQATRPPGFAPGEPVLVASGLRLSQTLVADDLKVGDTLTRTLTLQADDTPALSLPPPAAATLDGLRLYPQAPNISSLDNGRGTLTGGQRIDRLVYRVEHGGRYTLPAISLKWWDSRNHRLQVAQLPALTFEAQAASDYTPTYSIAEDLKALGQHSRWPFSQHLLVWIAAIGVLILAGYLLHALWPRLVSLWRKTWPALRWACRQLRLVALNPRHEKDFP
- a CDS encoding VWA domain-containing protein, which translates into the protein MDFSDLHFLRPAWLLLILLGAVLPMAWRRSREVQRQLRGNIAAHLLPHLLITPTDPHRLRPVHLLSALLMLGAVAAAGPTWEQDRPDFLENRAALIIAVDLSPSMDTADVPPTRLSAAKHTLHDLVQRRQGARTGLLVYAGSAHLVLPPTDDPALLDTFIQALGTDLISTPGKDVAGIIEQAKRLLDGTPGTLLLVTDGADVAQLPSLKQHLADSPLQVLVLALGNSPALKQLAAATNAPLGSLTLNDDDLDWIELHAQQHFQNADEQQRLLQWKDMGYWLCWPLLVLALLSVRRGWRLNWTAMLLLGLLLAPKQAEANPFMTPDQQGRWAFERHHYPEAAALFVDPYWKGIAAYNAADYELAQATFMQLDTPQAAFYLGNIHVRRFKFDDAIANYQRALQLQPVFPAATTNLALALALKKDTESAANNTPEVKPDEVKFDKAPGKGQSKTIQTEQANNDALWLQNLTTSPANFLRRKFSLQDQQVQP
- a CDS encoding VWA domain-containing protein, with the translated sequence MWQLDYPWWLLLLPLPWLAYRYLPPYSEARSAVRVPFFSGLSRAAGESPSSQGSRHNRGQLLLNLAVWALLVLAIARPVWVEKPIERQQPVRDLMLAIDISQSMQTQDFTDANGHKIDRLAAVKQVVQGFIEQRKDDRIGLILFGSAAYPQAPLTLDHASLSLLLDDSGIGMAGPDTALGDAIGLGLKLLDQAQEPEKVLILLTDGNDTSSAITPEHAADMAAAKGVIIHTIGIGDPQASGENQVNLSALQAIATATGGRYFRAEDRNSLSQVYATLDKITPHHVKTLSHQPKRDLFWWPLSAALVLLALYHLVAGCWPHRRVADGLQ
- a CDS encoding DUF4381 domain-containing protein, encoding MNAHVPSIEQLQELGLPAPVSYWPQTWGWAVVLGVVILAVLVLGARRWLRWRRDAYRREALAQLRKLEDLRELPELLKRVALSMPLPIAEQQCIPTLSGADWQAFLQRHAGTAIPDDLSQQLAALAYGAPLAEAEQARLLAQCTAWVENHHVAA
- a CDS encoding DUF58 domain-containing protein, which produces MNADGYVYVSLAQLMALQFQARDLSFVARQPRGSLLAGNHASRLRGRGLNFDELRRYQPGDDLRHLDWRASLRTGKPVVRTFTEERDRPALIVVDQRMSMFFGSVRSFKSAVAAELGALAAWMVFNAGDRVGGLVFNDQRIDSIAPLRSRKRVEALCSRIAAQNGELNATRPDVEGHSQLDKVLQHCLALAGHDHLICLVSDFAGASPRTLQLLRQLSAHNDVVALQVYDPLALNVPTRGQLLVTQGQLQVELAVSKRQVRQPLGDFLGGRLKDVASLLRRSQVPLLMISTALPAAEQLRNELGRRR
- a CDS encoding MoxR family ATPase gives rise to the protein MTPLNDVKALQASMAESVLGQDQVIRQILIGLLANGHLLLESLPGLAKTRTVKALARHLDANMSRIQFTPDLLPSDITGAEVLHQVDGQNQIRFQPGPLFGNLILADEINRAPAKVQAALLEAMEERQITVAGASHALPPLFIVVATQNPIEQEGTYPLPEAQMDRFVMKVLLDYPSQDNESQVLRLLREEERAASRQTSQGFTLAQAVIFAAREQVSAIEVSPAIDRYLIDLINATRHPGDYDPDLARWISLGASPRGGIGLDRCARADAWLQGQAFVTPANVQAVAHPVLRHRLQLSYDAVADGVTADQVLDRLLSKVAIPA
- a CDS encoding DUF2092 domain-containing protein, whose product is MSCIHRTRYWLVSLLLLGNLAMADTLEPKALVALEQMGGYLRSLQQFRIEADSHTDQVLDNGQVIEFRHHTRLLAKRPDKLKVSVESDGKRRSLFYDGKRFTLFDNRSGYFASQDAPADISGLLDQLSERYGIELPLADLFRWNPGTAKTVGLSSALWIGQDNLDGKACDHYALRQPDIDWQLWVRQGPQPLPCRLVISRRDSAEQPRHSVDYQWQLNPAPVAQDFEFTPPAGARSVPLQQLEPQGEQP